The Pontibacter pudoricolor genome contains a region encoding:
- the nhaA gene encoding Na+/H+ antiporter NhaA translates to MIQKINLTSFKDFLKSGSAGGFILMACVVLSLLIANSPLGPGFEHFLAQEIGYESDLLQLRYPVLLWINDGLMAVFFLLVGLEIKRELVEGELSSFKQAALPVFAAIGGMLVPAVIYALFNQGTTTANGWGIPMATDIAFAIAVVTLLGKRVPLSLKVFLTALAIVDDLGAILVIALFYSSEMHLNYLLYAAGVLALLIVLNRMGVKNIWLYLLPGVAMWYFIHHSGIHATVAGVLTALTLPTTPDETESPLEKLEHALTRPVNFLIMPIFALANTNIRFEIEMLDGLTTSLGLGIIAGLILGKPIGIVFFSWLSVKLGISSLPAGTRWIQFVGLGLLAGIGFTMSIFIALLSFSEPSFQTQAKFAILIASLLAGISGYMFLRKVGATDSYSEEA, encoded by the coding sequence ATGATACAAAAAATCAACCTCACTTCTTTCAAAGACTTTTTAAAATCCGGATCAGCAGGTGGCTTTATTTTAATGGCCTGTGTTGTGCTATCTTTACTTATCGCAAACTCTCCCCTCGGCCCTGGGTTTGAGCACTTTCTTGCCCAGGAAATAGGGTATGAATCTGATTTATTACAGTTAAGATATCCTGTGCTATTGTGGATTAATGATGGTTTAATGGCGGTGTTTTTCCTGCTGGTCGGGCTGGAGATAAAGAGGGAGTTGGTAGAAGGAGAATTGTCTTCTTTTAAACAGGCAGCCTTACCTGTTTTTGCAGCAATCGGGGGCATGTTGGTTCCTGCTGTTATCTATGCTTTGTTCAACCAGGGTACCACTACGGCTAATGGCTGGGGTATTCCGATGGCTACCGATATTGCCTTTGCTATTGCTGTGGTAACACTTTTGGGCAAGAGGGTGCCGCTCTCACTTAAGGTATTCTTAACAGCACTGGCTATAGTTGATGATTTAGGAGCCATTCTGGTCATCGCGCTATTTTATTCCTCTGAAATGCACCTTAATTACCTCCTGTATGCCGCAGGAGTGCTTGCCTTGCTGATTGTGTTAAACAGAATGGGTGTTAAAAATATCTGGCTATACCTGCTGCCAGGAGTAGCGATGTGGTATTTCATTCATCATTCCGGTATACATGCTACCGTTGCGGGCGTGCTTACGGCGCTAACCTTGCCAACTACACCCGACGAAACAGAATCGCCCCTGGAGAAGCTGGAGCATGCTTTAACCAGGCCTGTAAACTTCCTGATCATGCCCATCTTTGCTTTAGCTAACACCAACATAAGGTTTGAGATAGAAATGCTGGATGGCCTGACAACCAGCCTTGGGTTAGGCATTATTGCAGGACTGATACTTGGCAAGCCTATTGGCATTGTCTTTTTTTCCTGGCTTTCGGTGAAGTTAGGGATCAGTTCGCTGCCTGCAGGAACCAGATGGATTCAGTTCGTGGGTTTAGGCTTACTGGCGGGGATAGGGTTTACCATGTCCATCTTCATTGCCTTGCTCTCTTTCAGCGAACCTTCTTTTCAGACGCAGGCTAAATTCGCTATTCTGATCGCCTCCCTTCTGGCTGGTATATCCGGGTACATGTTTCTCAGGAAAGTGGGGGCAACCGATTCATATTCCGAAGAAGCCTAA
- a CDS encoding DUF4112 domain-containing protein produces MEPQNIRYSRTPHSEKLKWVNHMTKLMDNQFRLPGTNFRFGLDPLLGLVPVAGDLASFGVSAMLVMTMARHGASGKLVTLMLINIALDTLIGSIPVLGNIFDFFFKANDRNVRLLSRHYEEGKYQGSGKNVIIGVIIGVLLLFVLLIWVLWELAEWIYHQLAAIL; encoded by the coding sequence ATGGAACCACAAAACATACGCTACAGCCGAACTCCGCACTCCGAAAAACTGAAATGGGTGAACCACATGACGAAGTTAATGGATAACCAGTTCAGGTTGCCCGGCACTAACTTTCGTTTTGGCCTCGACCCATTGCTTGGCCTGGTGCCTGTGGCCGGCGACTTAGCCTCGTTTGGTGTGTCGGCAATGCTGGTAATGACGATGGCGCGCCACGGGGCAAGCGGCAAGCTGGTTACACTCATGCTCATTAACATCGCGCTTGATACCCTGATCGGAAGTATACCGGTGCTGGGCAATATTTTCGACTTCTTCTTTAAGGCAAACGACCGGAATGTGCGCCTGCTTAGCAGGCATTACGAGGAAGGTAAATACCAGGGCAGCGGTAAAAACGTGATAATCGGTGTAATTATAGGTGTTTTGCTACTGTTCGTTCTCCTGATCTGGGTACTCTGGGAACTGGCCGAATGGATCTATCACCAGCTGGCAGCGATACTATAA
- the uvsE gene encoding UV DNA damage repair endonuclease UvsE — MKIGYPCINQSLDCTSSRTFRLASYSEERLVETVALNLACLQRILEYNVQNGLLFFRLTSDLVPFASHEINQFNWQEHFKSEFQQLGSYIKQHNLRISMHPDQFVVLNSPNPQTVKNSIAELVYQGTVLDLMELDTTAKLQIHGGGGYGDKGAALARFAEVYHTQLPEAVKARLCVENDDRTYSLLDCLHLHELTGLPIIFDNLHHECVHNGEPMREAVEMAASTWKPERDGILMMDYSAQAPAERKGKHVQSISEQLFHDFLAETEGMDMDIMLEIKDKETSALKAVEVARALGRL; from the coding sequence ATGAAAATAGGTTATCCCTGCATTAATCAGTCCCTGGACTGTACCTCTTCCCGCACCTTCCGGCTGGCATCTTACTCCGAAGAGCGCCTGGTAGAAACGGTGGCTTTGAACCTTGCCTGCCTGCAGCGCATACTGGAATACAATGTGCAGAACGGATTGCTGTTTTTCAGGCTCACCTCTGACCTGGTACCTTTTGCCTCGCATGAGATAAACCAATTTAACTGGCAGGAACATTTTAAATCTGAATTTCAGCAACTGGGCAGCTATATCAAACAGCACAACCTGCGCATTTCCATGCACCCCGACCAGTTTGTGGTACTCAACTCGCCTAACCCGCAAACGGTAAAAAACAGCATAGCCGAACTCGTATACCAGGGCACTGTACTCGACCTGATGGAACTGGATACTACAGCCAAACTACAGATACATGGCGGTGGCGGCTACGGCGACAAGGGCGCTGCCCTGGCTCGTTTTGCAGAGGTTTATCATACACAGTTACCCGAAGCTGTAAAAGCAAGGCTGTGTGTAGAAAACGACGACCGGACCTATAGTTTACTCGACTGCCTGCACCTGCATGAACTGACCGGCCTGCCTATAATTTTCGATAACCTGCACCACGAATGTGTACATAACGGTGAGCCCATGCGCGAAGCGGTGGAGATGGCTGCATCAACCTGGAAACCTGAACGGGATGGAATTTTAATGATGGACTATAGTGCGCAGGCGCCGGCAGAACGCAAAGGCAAACACGTGCAAAGTATTTCAGAACAGCTTTTCCACGATTTTTTAGCTGAGACCGAGGGCATGGACATGGACATTATGCTGGAAATAAAAGACAAGGAAACCAGCGCCCTGAAAGCTGTGGAAGTTGCCAGGGCGTTGGGCCGTTTATAG
- a CDS encoding carboxypeptidase-like regulatory domain-containing protein, which produces MHRYLFVFSCVFTLLLLANMPAHAQRNVRISGTVLGTDKKTPVPGAGIIRYGTTRAVISDAEGKFLIDVASDDTLLIRAVGYKPLLYLPQRLPVSEMRVNIVLQEDSVMLGEVEVTNRPSEEMIQRALRNMNRPDPNYVKNPAYVEPPKPIALPPPPPPTLLTPISLLYDLFSREGKELRKMQELYMMQELQQLLKEQEDYNRFFKDNTGYEQEKKQ; this is translated from the coding sequence ATGCACCGGTACCTCTTCGTTTTTAGCTGCGTTTTTACCTTACTGCTGCTGGCTAACATGCCTGCACATGCACAGCGTAACGTTAGAATAAGCGGAACGGTGCTAGGGACGGATAAGAAAACGCCGGTGCCAGGTGCAGGTATTATCCGATATGGCACCACTAGAGCCGTTATTTCTGATGCCGAAGGTAAATTCCTGATTGATGTAGCTTCTGACGACACCTTGCTGATCCGGGCAGTTGGTTATAAACCGCTGCTTTATTTGCCGCAACGCCTGCCGGTATCAGAAATGCGCGTGAATATAGTGCTGCAGGAAGACAGCGTCATGCTTGGCGAGGTAGAAGTAACCAACCGCCCATCCGAAGAAATGATACAGCGCGCCCTGCGCAACATGAACCGCCCCGACCCGAACTATGTAAAGAATCCGGCTTATGTGGAGCCTCCAAAACCTATTGCATTGCCTCCTCCGCCCCCGCCCACACTTCTCACGCCTATCAGTTTGCTCTATGATCTGTTCTCGAGAGAGGGAAAAGAGCTGCGGAAGATGCAGGAGCTTTACATGATGCAGGAACTGCAACAGTTGTTAAAAGAACAGGAAGACTATAACCGCTTTTTTAAGGACAACACCGGGTACGAGCAAGAAAAAAAACAGTAA
- a CDS encoding metallophosphoesterase produces MKQRMMSFIILILLLFLVDLYVFQALKTVIQGFTPATQQYIKIGYWVLFAAAVIVFTIFANTPRHPTTPFKVYLTNIFFILYASKLLVVFFLFADDLIRLSKLTLGTLDTDAKYDPSRSKFLSQMGFLVAAVPFTAFIYGMVKGAYDYRVKRITLKFPNLPEAFDGYKMLQISDLHTGSFHSKEPLQEAVRLINKQEADLVFFTGDLVNNVETELHNHLDTLKEIKARNGVFSVLGNHDYGDYVNWSSAEAKRDNLSKLIASHGKMGWQILMNEHRKIEKDGAHIAVLGVENWGNRVGFPKYGDLQKAYAGTEQSPFKVLLSHDPSHWDGEINPQYPDIDLTLSGHTHGMQFGINVPGLKWSPVQYVYKQWAGLYQQGKQYLYVNTGLGFIGYPGRVGFLPEITVFELRKA; encoded by the coding sequence ATGAAGCAACGCATGATGTCATTTATCATTCTTATACTCCTCCTTTTCCTGGTAGACCTTTATGTATTCCAGGCGCTTAAAACTGTTATACAGGGTTTTACCCCGGCAACACAGCAGTACATTAAAATTGGTTACTGGGTGTTGTTTGCTGCTGCGGTTATAGTATTTACCATCTTTGCAAATACACCAAGGCATCCCACCACTCCGTTCAAGGTTTACTTAACCAATATCTTTTTTATACTATATGCCAGTAAGTTGCTGGTGGTGTTTTTCCTTTTTGCAGATGACCTTATCCGGTTAAGCAAACTAACCCTTGGCACCCTTGATACTGATGCAAAGTATGATCCTTCGCGCAGCAAGTTCCTGAGCCAGATGGGATTTTTGGTAGCAGCGGTGCCTTTTACTGCTTTTATTTACGGCATGGTGAAGGGCGCTTACGATTACCGTGTAAAGCGCATAACACTTAAATTTCCGAATCTGCCCGAAGCCTTCGATGGCTATAAAATGCTCCAGATATCAGACCTCCATACAGGAAGTTTTCATTCTAAAGAGCCTTTGCAGGAGGCTGTGCGGCTAATTAACAAGCAGGAAGCGGACCTGGTATTTTTTACCGGCGACCTGGTAAATAACGTGGAAACCGAGCTGCATAACCACCTCGACACCCTGAAAGAGATCAAAGCCAGAAACGGCGTGTTCTCGGTTTTAGGCAACCACGATTACGGCGATTATGTAAACTGGAGCAGTGCCGAAGCCAAGCGCGACAACCTGAGCAAACTGATAGCATCGCATGGCAAAATGGGCTGGCAGATACTGATGAACGAGCACCGCAAGATCGAGAAAGATGGCGCGCACATAGCTGTACTTGGCGTGGAGAACTGGGGTAATCGTGTTGGCTTTCCAAAATATGGTGATCTGCAAAAAGCGTACGCAGGCACCGAACAAAGCCCTTTTAAAGTACTGCTTTCACACGACCCTTCGCACTGGGATGGCGAAATAAACCCGCAGTATCCAGATATCGACCTAACCTTATCGGGTCATACGCATGGCATGCAATTTGGCATTAACGTGCCCGGCCTAAAATGGAGTCCGGTGCAGTATGTTTATAAGCAATGGGCCGGCTTGTATCAGCAAGGGAAACAATACCTGTACGTAAATACCGGCCTTGGTTTTATTGGCTACCCGGGTCGCGTTGGCTTTTTACCTGAGATTACAGTTTTCGAGCTCAGGAAAGCTTAA
- the radC gene encoding RadC family protein, translating into MKDTDTLAPYTPALNIKTWAEEDRPREKLLLKGKAALSDAELIAILIGSGTPKLTAVDVAKLILAAVNNDLNELARLSVKDLMKHKGIGEAKAITIVSALELGRRRKETAATAKTQITCSTDIYNYIKPQLLDLPHEEFWIILLNRANIVMKKESISAGGVAGTVADPKIIFKKALEQLASSVILVHNHPSGNIKPSAADISLTKKMKEAGQFLDLPILDHIIFTDNDYYSFADEGML; encoded by the coding sequence ATGAAAGACACTGACACTCTTGCTCCATACACTCCTGCATTAAACATTAAAACCTGGGCCGAAGAAGACCGCCCGCGCGAAAAACTGCTGCTGAAAGGCAAAGCAGCCCTGAGCGATGCCGAACTGATAGCGATACTAATAGGCTCCGGCACACCAAAATTAACAGCTGTTGATGTAGCCAAACTGATACTTGCTGCGGTTAACAACGACCTGAACGAACTGGCCCGCCTCTCGGTAAAAGATCTGATGAAGCACAAAGGTATAGGCGAAGCAAAAGCGATAACTATAGTTAGTGCCCTGGAGCTTGGCCGCAGGCGTAAAGAAACTGCCGCGACCGCCAAAACCCAGATCACCTGCTCTACAGATATTTACAACTATATAAAGCCGCAATTGTTGGACCTTCCGCACGAAGAATTCTGGATTATATTGTTGAACCGCGCCAACATTGTCATGAAAAAGGAAAGTATCAGCGCCGGCGGCGTAGCCGGAACAGTTGCCGACCCGAAGATTATTTTCAAGAAGGCGCTGGAGCAACTGGCAAGCTCTGTTATACTGGTGCACAACCACCCAAGCGGCAACATCAAACCCAGCGCGGCCGATATCTCCCTTACCAAAAAAATGAAAGAAGCCGGCCAGTTCCTCGATCTCCCCATTCTCGACCACATCATCTTTACCGACAACGACTACTATAGCTTCGCTGATGAAGGAATGCTATAA
- a CDS encoding four helix bundle protein yields the protein MSGNRKSNYEFAEDFKKRTKSFALRVIKLFRALPNTPDAHILGKQLLRAATSVAANYRAACRSRSKAEFSAKIGVVLEEADEAQFWLEMLEESEIVAANRLIEIKKEVAELTAILTTVRKNAAKK from the coding sequence ATGAGTGGAAATAGAAAAAGCAATTACGAATTTGCGGAAGATTTTAAAAAACGAACAAAGTCTTTTGCTTTGCGGGTAATAAAGTTATTCAGGGCACTGCCAAACACGCCTGATGCTCATATATTAGGGAAACAACTACTTCGGGCAGCTACTTCTGTAGCAGCTAACTATAGGGCAGCCTGCCGTTCACGATCTAAGGCCGAATTCTCAGCCAAAATAGGTGTAGTGCTGGAAGAAGCTGATGAAGCGCAGTTTTGGCTAGAGATGCTGGAAGAGTCAGAGATTGTTGCTGCGAACCGATTAATAGAAATAAAGAAGGAAGTAGCTGAGCTAACCGCGATACTTACAACTGTAAGAAAGAACGCAGCTAAAAAATAA
- a CDS encoding YwbE family protein has product MDGRKRSNIKPGMRVNIVMKEDQRTGYLTEGYVQDILTNSPNHPHGIKVRLETGEVGRVQEILELES; this is encoded by the coding sequence ATGGACGGGAGAAAACGCTCGAATATAAAACCAGGCATGCGGGTAAATATTGTGATGAAAGAGGACCAACGCACCGGCTACCTCACCGAAGGCTACGTGCAGGATATCCTCACCAATTCCCCGAACCACCCGCACGGCATTAAAGTAAGACTGGAAACAGGCGAAGTTGGAAGAGTGCAGGAGATTTTGGAGTTAGAAAGTTAG
- a CDS encoding pyruvate kinase: MATKTTHYLNLISQIDMLYEDALALEKKFEGAVQKVHPRFKKSAKNLLHYLALRQHDIRELQESLSLIGLSSLGRAEGHVLASLSAVRGQLCQLAKCTPQHNELAVSFFENRKLLAKHTESLLGPLPEKRTTRIMVTFSSDLAKDYDLVVRMLKAGMNCARINCAHDTEKTWMAMIRNIRKAEKETGLTCTILFDLMGPKLRTGELKAGPKVVAIHQIHNELGVPTSPATVWLTGSGEPAPIMADAVLPVEDSWVAQLQEGDKINFTDTRGRKRTMAVIRKEKKGVVAHLLKTSYLVTGTELTVKNKTIAEATTKVGALPSIELPILLKKDHYLILHRDPIPGEPARFDANGHILSPAFISCTLPAVFDQVKAGDPILFDDGAIEGIVEEVNPDKMLVKITFAKAKGSILRADKGINLPESNLHLHDLTEKDKEDLRFVAKHADIVNLSFANHPVMVEALFAEIKKLKAKDLAVMLKIETKEGFKHLPHLLLSVMQTYPAGIMIARGDLAVECGWQRLAEVQEEILWLCEASHIPVVWATQVLETLAKKGRPSRAEITDAAMAQRADCVMLNKGPHIIEAISMLHDIMHRMQEHQHKKTSMLRSLHISELTTETAD; encoded by the coding sequence ATGGCCACAAAAACGACTCATTATTTAAACCTGATCTCCCAGATCGATATGCTTTATGAAGATGCCTTGGCACTTGAGAAGAAATTTGAGGGGGCAGTACAGAAAGTTCATCCACGTTTTAAGAAAAGCGCCAAAAACCTGCTACACTACCTGGCGCTCCGGCAACACGACATCCGGGAACTTCAGGAGTCCTTATCGCTTATCGGGCTCTCGTCGCTGGGTCGCGCGGAGGGGCATGTACTCGCAAGTTTAAGTGCCGTACGCGGCCAATTGTGCCAGCTAGCCAAGTGTACTCCGCAGCATAATGAACTGGCTGTTTCGTTCTTCGAAAACAGGAAATTGCTGGCGAAACATACCGAAAGCCTTTTGGGACCTTTGCCCGAAAAAAGGACCACCCGCATTATGGTGACTTTCTCATCGGATCTGGCAAAAGATTACGACCTGGTAGTGCGCATGCTGAAAGCGGGTATGAATTGCGCCCGCATTAACTGCGCTCACGACACCGAAAAAACCTGGATGGCCATGATCCGCAACATCCGCAAGGCAGAAAAGGAAACTGGCTTAACCTGTACTATCCTCTTCGATCTGATGGGGCCTAAGTTACGAACCGGCGAACTGAAAGCAGGCCCTAAAGTGGTTGCGATTCATCAGATACATAATGAGCTGGGAGTACCTACCTCACCGGCAACTGTTTGGCTTACAGGTTCTGGCGAACCGGCCCCGATTATGGCAGACGCCGTTTTACCGGTAGAGGATAGCTGGGTAGCCCAGTTACAGGAAGGCGACAAGATAAATTTCACCGATACCCGGGGCAGAAAACGGACTATGGCTGTCATACGAAAGGAAAAGAAAGGTGTAGTAGCACACCTGCTCAAAACCTCTTATTTAGTTACAGGCACCGAGCTAACTGTAAAAAACAAAACTATAGCCGAGGCTACTACAAAGGTCGGGGCGCTGCCGTCTATTGAACTGCCAATCCTTTTAAAGAAAGACCATTACCTGATCCTGCACAGAGATCCTATACCGGGTGAGCCGGCCCGTTTTGATGCGAACGGCCATATACTTAGCCCCGCATTTATTTCCTGTACCCTGCCTGCAGTGTTTGATCAGGTAAAAGCCGGCGACCCGATCCTGTTTGATGATGGCGCGATAGAGGGTATAGTAGAAGAAGTGAATCCGGATAAGATGCTGGTTAAAATTACGTTTGCCAAAGCCAAGGGAAGCATTCTGCGGGCCGACAAAGGCATCAACCTACCGGAGAGCAACCTGCACCTGCACGACCTTACTGAGAAAGATAAAGAGGACCTGAGATTTGTGGCGAAGCACGCTGATATTGTAAACTTATCGTTTGCAAACCACCCTGTGATGGTAGAGGCGCTTTTTGCAGAGATAAAAAAACTGAAGGCAAAAGATTTGGCTGTCATGCTGAAGATCGAAACTAAAGAAGGCTTTAAACACCTGCCGCATCTGTTGCTTTCCGTTATGCAAACTTACCCTGCCGGTATTATGATTGCACGCGGAGATTTGGCTGTGGAGTGTGGCTGGCAACGATTGGCGGAGGTGCAGGAAGAGATTTTATGGTTATGCGAGGCTTCCCATATTCCGGTTGTATGGGCGACACAGGTACTGGAAACACTTGCCAAAAAAGGGCGACCATCAAGAGCTGAAATTACAGATGCTGCCATGGCCCAGCGCGCCGATTGTGTGATGCTGAATAAAGGTCCGCACATTATAGAAGCTATTTCCATGCTTCACGACATTATGCACCGTATGCAGGAGCATCAACACAAAAAAACATCTATGTTGCGCAGTCTCCATATTTCAGAACTTACAACCGAAACGGCAGACTAA